ACCGGCTCATGCTCGTGTCCCAGCACGTACAAAATTTCCTCGCGCTTGGCGATTGAAGCCAGCGGCTGGTTGATGATGCCCAACTCTTCGAGCGCGGCCGCGGCGGCGTGCAACTGTCCGATGCCGCCGTCGATCAAAACTAAACTGGGGAACGGGGTGGCGTCTTCCCGCGCAGGCTTCTGCGCGGCTTCCTCCTGCAAGCGGCGATAGCGGCGGCCCACCACTTCGCGCATCGAGGCGAAATCGTCGATGCCTGCGACGGTCTTCACGATGAACTTGCGGTACTCGCCCTTCTGCATTTTGCCGTCCGCCCACACCACCATGGACGCCACCGTGTCGGAACCTTGAATGTGCGAGATGTCGAAGCACTCGATGCGCGCGGGCGGCTCGGGCAGGTCGAGCGCCTCCTGCAATCCCTCGGCGATCATCTTCGCGGAGGGTTGCAGGATGCGGAAGCGCTGCTCGAAACTCAGTGCGGCGTTGCGCTCGGCCAGCTCCATCATGGCGCGCTTGGGCCCGCGCTGCGGCGTGTGAATCTCTACGCTGGTTTTCCTGCCCGTCTCGGCGGAACGACGCTCGCCGAGCAACTCTTCCAGCGGCTCGCGGTCTTCAAAGTCCACTGGCACGTGCAGGATGGCGGGGATGTAGCGAGCGTCGAGATAGAGCTGCTTGAGGAGCGAGGAGAAAAACTCCGGCGCATCGAAGTCGTGCTGGCTCTCCCAGAAAAATTCGCGGCGGTCGAGCACGCGCCCGTAGCGGGTGTGGAAGATGTTGACGGCCACCAGCGGGCCTTCGCGGTGATAGCCGAAGATGTCGATCTCCTCGCCCTCCGTCGCCGCCATCTTCTGCCGGTCGGCGTGGTCCTCGACCGTGGTAAGCAGATCGCGGCACGCTGCGGCCTCCTCGAATCGCTCGTGCTCGGCGGCGTCCGCCATGCGCCGCTTCAGCATCTGTGCCAGATCGTGATTGCGCCCTTCCAGAAACAACTTCACGTCCGCCACCGCTTCCGCGTAAAGCTCGTCGGTGGTGAGTCCGGCGACGCACGGCCCCTGGCAGCGGTGAATGTGAAATTGCAAACAGGGCCGCGCGTGCGTGCGCGTCAGATCGACGGTGCAGGACGGCACCAGAAACGTGCGGTGAATAAAACTCGAAAGCCGGTGCGCCAGATTGCCGGGAAAATAAGGCCCAAAGTAGAGCGAGCCGTCCTTCTTCAACCGCCGCGTGACATATACGCGCGGATATTTCTCGGCCACGGTCAGCTTGATGTAAGGATACGTCTTGTCGTCGCGCAGCAAAATGTTGTAGCGCGGCTGAAGCTGCTTGATGAGATTGTTCTCCAGCGCCAGCGCCTCGCGCTCGTTGTCCACAATGATGGTGCTGACGCTGTCGGCCTCGCGCACCAGCGTGTCCGTCTTGGCCTCCGCCAGCCGCGCTTCCAGAAAATACGAGCGCACCCGCGCGCGCAAGTTCTTGGCCTTCCCAACATAGATCACCTCGCCCGCCGTGTTCTTAAACTGATAAACGCCGGGGCCGGTCGGAATGTTGGCTAGTTGTTCCGCAGTCATCATGGTGGTTAGTTCATGTTAGCAAATCCACAATGCCTGTTACTTGCGTTATGATTGCTGCATCTAATGGATCGCGCGCTATGGTGTGAACCGGCGCGACGAGGAGGCGGGACGGATATGAGCGGAATCATCGAGAAGATTTTTGTGGTGGCCAAGGGCGGCGACAAGATGCAGGTCGTCGAGCAGGTGGAAGCGGTGCCGGGCAAGGGCTTGCGCGGCGATCGTTATGCAGAGAAGAACGGTTACTGGACGCATGTCGATGAGTGCGAAGTGACGCTGATCGAGGGCGAGGACATCGACGAGATCATTGCGTCAGGCATTCGCGTGCAGGACGGCGAGCATCGCCGCAACATTGTGACGCGTGGCATTCAACTCGAAGGCTTGACCGGGCAGCGCTTCCAGATTGGCGAGGCGATTCTGGAGTTCGATCGCCCGCGTCCGCCCTGTTCTTACATACAGGGATTGACCGGCCAGGAAGGTCTAACGCGCGCCTTAGGACGTCGCGGCGGCATCTGCGCCCGCGTGGTGCAGGGCGGCGCGATCAAAGTAACCGATACTATCAAAATCCTGTAAACCCGGTCTAGCTACAGAGGCACGGAGACACAGAGACTTTAGGGGCGAAGCATTTACCCTTAAATACTCTGTGTCTCTGTGCCTCTGTGGCTTATATGGGTGTAACTTTTCCGTTGGCGATGCGTATTTTCTGGCCGTCGAACTTAGTGAGTTCGTAGCCACTGAAACGCTCCAGATAAGTACGGCTGTAGTCACATAGTACGCTGATGGTCATCGCCTCGCCCAACCACATTCCCTGAATACCGTCCGAGCGATAATGCACGCCGCCGGCATCGCGACCGAGTGATACGTTGTGCGCCATCTTGTTCAGCTCATTGCCGATGGTGAGTGTCGGTCCCGTGTAGGGCTCCAGCTTCGAGCCGTCCGCGCTGGGCTGCACCTGATTGGGGATGGGATAGCTCTCGTTGAAGAAGGCCTTCAAGAGCGTCGCGCCCGCTCCAGCATTGGTCGCGTGGCCGGCCGGGTAGGCCGGATGCATGGGGCTGCCCTCGGGATAACTCATCGGCAGCAGACGCGAACCGTGCAGCGCGAAGGATCGCGCCACGGCGTCGCATTTGAGTAAGTCAGAGTGAATGTCGAATGACTTCTTTCTGCTCAGGTGTAAGTCGAGCTTGCCGCCGAAAGCGTCGGGACGGGCGCGGCGATGCACCAGCCACTTATGGTAGTAACAAGCCTTCTGCGACGGCGTGGATATCTGACCTAGAAGAGTGACTGCTTCGCGCCCCAGAGTAACTCCTCCGGATTGAGTCTTTGACTTGAGATAGGGATTGTTTTGCGCCTGCGCCTCGTCTCCCCAGCGCTGGATGATCAGCGCGGCGTTCAGCGCGGCCTGGAAATTGAAATCGCCGTGAACCCACTCCGCCATATCGCGGTTGGTTGAGATGTAGCGCGGAGTGCTTTCAAACTCAGCGCGCGTGGCGCTGCGCATGCCGCGCTGGTTGGCCACCCACTCGGGGAACTTGGTCAGAAACGCCTGATCCTTGCGCGCCGGACGATAGCGCTGGTCGATGGTCTTTACTCCGTAAGGAATATCCATCCAGAAAAACTGGCTGATGTAAGGGCCGATCAGGTCGCCCGCCGATTCGCCGCGAAAGAGGGTGCCGGGTGTGATCTTCCCGCCCACGCGCGGCGCGAGTTTCGTGGTGAAGGCGTTCAGATCGGCGGTGGCGGCCAGCACCAGTGGGTTGCTGTCATACTCGCCGAGCGGCACATCCACCGTCAGCAAGTGCCAGAAAATCTCGGCCATCTCAAAGGCGTGCGCCGCGCTGGCGAACGCCGGAGGAGGCGGCAGCGGCACGGATTGCGCGTCGGCTCCGACAATCTCATAGGCATATGCGGATATCGGCGAGCTCAGCTTGGCGTTGGCCTGCGCGTCGCGCGGGAACTGCTCGAAGCGCGCCGCGTCGCCACTCTGCAATATGGATAAAAATTCGTCGTAGGCCTTGGGATCGACCTCGCCCGTGTCATTATGCGGAAGCGATTTGGTGAAGTTGCCGCGCTTGTCGGGGTAACGGGTCTCATCGCCGTTGTTGGTGGAGGGAGCGCGGGTCTCGTCAAACTGCATCTGCGCGCATTCGCTGCGAAGTTTCAACGCGGCCTGCCGCCGCTGCTCGCGCGGTGATGCGGACGCCGCCGCGGGTGCCGAGGTCGTTTGCTGCGCCTGCGCTGGAAGGCTGGCGCCCGCCGTTACCGCGGCCAGCACCGCGCCGGACTCCGCGCTCGTGCGCAGAAACTTGCGCCGCGAAACCGGTCCCGGATGGATTCCTTGCTCAACGGACTTCTTCGAATTCTTATCAATGCGTTTCATGAGGGACCTCCGACGTTCAACCAAATCCTACCTTCGAAGAGCAGCTATCGTCAATTCGATTCCCAAAGGGCACAGGCTACCTCCGCCAACCAGCGGGATTCACCGCGGCATGCTTAGATATTCGAGCAACGAGAGGCCCACGCGCAGCGCGAACTTCTCCGCGACGGATGGAATGTCCCCGGCGGCTTCATCCATGACGATGCGCTCAACGCGGTGCATGGGATAGAAAGCGGTCGTCAGTGGCAGCACCACAGGTTGCGATTCCATCACCTGGCGCAGCCAGTCGTCAAAGGCGTTCAGGTCAATTCCCTGCACGGTTACGCCGGCGGGAGTCAGCGTCAGCACACGCCCCCAGATTTTTTCCTTCGGCGTGTGCAGCGCCACGATAACGATGTGATCGCGTTCCATAGTTTGATCCGAATAAAATTAACGCGAATGGGCCACAGAGGCACGGAGGCACAGAGAAAATATCTGTGAGTTTTTCCCCTTAGCTCCTCTGTGTCTCCGTGCCTCTGTGGCTAATCTGCATTTTCCGTTACCGCGCCGCTGGCAACCACCTCCGGCGATTTCAGGCGCCGGCGCAGCTCGTTGCCTTGCTCGAACAGCGTCTCCAGTTCGCGCGAGCGCAGATTGTCGCGCAGATGCTCCAGAGCCTGCACGTAGGAGGTGATGGCGCGCTCGAGATTCTCGGCGTTGGTCAATGCGATGTCGCGCCAGACGTGATAGGAACTCTCCGCCAGCCGCGAAGTGTCGCGCAGTCCACCGGCGGAGAGCTGCAAGTCTTCTGGAAATTTCAGATTTTCGAGCACCGCCACGCCCAGCGCGGTCGAGACCATCTGCGGCAGGTGGCTGGTCCATGTGACGATCTCGTCATGCACGTCGGCGTTCAGGATCATCACGCGCGCGCCGATTTTGTCGAGCCAGGCGACGAACTCGCGCACCAGCGGCGGATCCAGATGATGGCGGCTGAACGGCGTCAGCGCATAGCGCGCGCCGACGAACAAGTCCGCGTCGGCGTTCTCGACCCCGGTCGACTCCTTGCCCGCCATGGGATGTCCGCCGACGAACCACGGTTGCGATGGAAACAGTCCCGAGCCTTTCTCGGTGATGACCGCCTTGGTCGATCCCGCGTCGGTGATCAGCGCCGTGCTCTTCACCAGCGGTGGAAGCTGCTCCATCAATTCGAGGATGTGCAGGATGGGGCCGGAAAGATAAATGACGTCGGCGGCGGCGACGGCCTCGGCGAGATTGGACGAGCCCGCGTCAATCGCGCCCGCGCGCAACGCGCGCTCCATGGTGGCGGGACGTCCAAAGCCCATCACCTTGCCGCCGAAGCCCGCCTTCTTCAGCGCGAGGCCGAGCGAGCCGCCGATGAGGCCCACGCCGCAGATGGTGATCTGTTGGATGTGGCCGCCGGAGTTAGCTGTCATATCGTTTGGATTTGCTCAGTCGTTTGGATGAGTTCAAGCAGGGGTCGCGCGGCGTTTCCCGTGGCCACTAGGGTTTCTTCCCTACCGCTTTGCGCGTGGTTTTCTTCTCGAATAAATCCTGCTCCAAAGCGCGGCTCTCTTCGATAATGTGCTGGAACATGCGCTGCAGCGCGCCGTTTTCGAGCGGCCCCTGATTGCCGCCGACGATGTTCTCAAACACCTCGCGCTCGCGCCGTGGATCGAGAACGGCCAGCCCACCTTGCTTCTTGATCCTGGCAATCTCCAGCACCACGCGCGCCCGCTCATTCAGCAGGCGCACCAACTCGCGGTCCACGTCGTCAATTTTCTTGCGCCAGTCTGTGATGTCCATAAGCGATTCCGAGGTCCACGTGTACGCCGTACAGAATAGCTTCCCGTGCGAAGAGCGAATTTTTATTATGCCACATTCGCGCAGTGCCACACGCGTAGAAGTGGTAATGGACCGCTTGGGGGTCTGATCGCGAATCCAGTCGGGCAGTGCCCCACCTCATCCTCGCTACTCCGTGGCTAGCAACGGTCCAAAAAGAGTTGTGATCAAGAGATACAGGAACTGTTTTGCCGTGCTGACGGGTCAGGCCACGCAAAGATTCGGGACCGTTAATTTCTCAAATAGATGGGGTGAGGCAATCGCGCTGGCAGGATACCTTGTCAGTGCGGTTTGAAAGTCAGGATGAGAGAATGCTTGGCGGAATGCGCTACTGATTCCCATACAGCATAATTCAAGAATATGCAGCTACCGCCGATACCGCGATGTAGCTGCGTGGAAATATATCCGGGTTGGCTTTTCATCCAATTGGCATCGGCCTCCCATGCTTTCAGTAGAACAGCAACATCGTTGGGAGAAACCGTGAACAAATTGATGAGAATCACCGGCGAATGTGTTTCCCCGGCTGTTGCTGAATGGGCATGTTGTCATCAAGTGGGCGCAATTGAAGCATTGGGTATCTCCTGAAAGTACTATTCCGACTTTTAACTTTAACTCCTGACCCCTGTTACCTTTAAGCCTTCCCGTAGCCAGCGGGCCATCTCGGCGACGTGCGGGGCGGGATTGTCGAGATGATCTTCCAGACATTTCACCAGCGCGCTGCCCACTACTACGCCATCGGCGTGCGGGGCGAGCGCGGCGAGGTGCTCGGGGCGCGAGATACCGAAGCCGGCGGCGATGGGCGTCGCGGTGAGCGCGCGCAGTTTTTCGAGCAGCGGGACGATGGCCGTCGACAGACTGGCCTGCGTGCCGGTGATTCCAGTGCGGCTGACGGCGTAGACGAAGCCGGTCGAATATTCTACGATGCGGCGCAGGCGCGCGTCGGTGCTGGTGGGCGAGGCCAGGAACACGGTGTCGAAATTGTGGCGTGGCGTCTCGGTGCCCGCGTCGCCGCGGGCTAAGTCGGCCCCGGCATCACTCTGATTTACGTCGCTGCGGATTGCCCTGCCGCGAATTACCTTAATGTACGGGCCGGCCTCCTCGACGCTCAGGTCGGTGATCAGCGCGCCATCGGCCCCGGCGGCCACCGCGTCGGCGGCGAATTTCTCGAAGCCGTAGCGCAGGATGGGATTCAGGTAACTCATCAGCAGCAGCGGGACTTGCGACTGCTTACGAATCTGCTTCACCAGATCAAGTATGGCAGGCAGAAATGCGCCGTTGGCGATAGCCCGTCCGCCGGCGCGCTGGATGACCTCACCGTCAGCGACCGGCTCGGAGAAGGGCACGCCCAGCTCAATGATGTCCGCGCCCGCATTGGCGAGCGCCAGTACCACCTCGAGACTGCGTCGCATATCCGGATCGCCGGCCACCACGAACGGGATCAGCGCCTTGCCGCCCGAGGCGCGCAGTTCGTTCCATCGTTGCTGTATGCGTGTGGACACAAAGTCTCGCAGTGGAAAATTTCCTGAAATCGATTACGGTAATGGATCAATCTTTCCGGGGGGCTGCATGTTCGCCGCCCGCGTCCAGGCTTCTCTAATTTCATTGCGGTGATGGGATGCCCACTCCACCACTAACCCTGTGCCCGTGTCGGAAGATCGCCCGCGATCATAGCCAAGGTTTCAAGATGGAACAGGCCTTCGTGTTCAGCATACTCGGCATGAAAGTGCGCAGGAAGATGGTCGGCGTAATAAATTTTGATAATGACGCCGTAGAAGCGGCTTACTTCAGGCATGGGTGTTCGTGGCGAGACCAGGAAAAATTTCTGCCGCACTTTTCCCTGTCAGTCGAAGATAGATTGAGTCGGGGCATAAATCGATATTGTCGCCCCACTCCAACGCACCGCTCGCATTGATGTGAACTGATTCAAAAAAGTGCCGGTCATCCCACGCTGAAAAAATGCCCTGTCCCGCTAGATCGGCAAGGTCGAGGTCTCCCTCGATGCCGTCAGCGAAGCGCAGCCAGAGCCGGCAACCATCCAATGCCCGCACGTCCGTTATGCGATTCATAGCCTACTGATCTCCAACATCATTCTGACTCAACTCGGTGGATACTCGCAACCGCCCGCGCTTCACAGCTTCAGTTCGCGTTGCAGGATTTCGATGTCTTTGTCGCCGCGGCCGGAGAGGTTCACGATGATGATCTCGCCTTTCGCTTTCGGGGCGCGCTTGATGACCTCGGCGATGGCGTGCGAGGATTCGAGCGCGGGCAGGATGCCTTCGAGGAGCATCAGGCGCTGGCAGGCGTCGAGCGCATCGGCGTCGTTGC
This sequence is a window from Acidobacteriota bacterium. Protein-coding genes within it:
- the uvrC gene encoding excinuclease ABC subunit UvrC; the encoded protein is MMTAEQLANIPTGPGVYQFKNTAGEVIYVGKAKNLRARVRSYFLEARLAEAKTDTLVREADSVSTIIVDNEREALALENNLIKQLQPRYNILLRDDKTYPYIKLTVAEKYPRVYVTRRLKKDGSLYFGPYFPGNLAHRLSSFIHRTFLVPSCTVDLTRTHARPCLQFHIHRCQGPCVAGLTTDELYAEAVADVKLFLEGRNHDLAQMLKRRMADAAEHERFEEAAACRDLLTTVEDHADRQKMAATEGEEIDIFGYHREGPLVAVNIFHTRYGRVLDRREFFWESQHDFDAPEFFSSLLKQLYLDARYIPAILHVPVDFEDREPLEELLGERRSAETGRKTSVEIHTPQRGPKRAMMELAERNAALSFEQRFRILQPSAKMIAEGLQEALDLPEPPARIECFDISHIQGSDTVASMVVWADGKMQKGEYRKFIVKTVAGIDDFASMREVVGRRYRRLQEEAAQKPAREDATPFPSLVLIDGGIGQLHAAAAALEELGIINQPLASIAKREEILYVLGHEHEPVRLDHHSPVLRLVQQIRDESHRFAVKFHRQRRDSRQLRSELLDIPGIGPATARKLLEHFGSIENLRRATPEDLEQVLTKAQSAALCHALASQAN
- a CDS encoding MOSC domain-containing protein produces the protein MQVVEQVEAVPGKGLRGDRYAEKNGYWTHVDECEVTLIEGEDIDEIIASGIRVQDGEHRRNIVTRGIQLEGLTGQRFQIGEAILEFDRPRPPCSYIQGLTGQEGLTRALGRRGGICARVVQGGAIKVTDTIKIL
- a CDS encoding phosphoesterase, which gives rise to MKRIDKNSKKSVEQGIHPGPVSRRKFLRTSAESGAVLAAVTAGASLPAQAQQTTSAPAAASASPREQRRQAALKLRSECAQMQFDETRAPSTNNGDETRYPDKRGNFTKSLPHNDTGEVDPKAYDEFLSILQSGDAARFEQFPRDAQANAKLSSPISAYAYEIVGADAQSVPLPPPPAFASAAHAFEMAEIFWHLLTVDVPLGEYDSNPLVLAATADLNAFTTKLAPRVGGKITPGTLFRGESAGDLIGPYISQFFWMDIPYGVKTIDQRYRPARKDQAFLTKFPEWVANQRGMRSATRAEFESTPRYISTNRDMAEWVHGDFNFQAALNAALIIQRWGDEAQAQNNPYLKSKTQSGGVTLGREAVTLLGQISTPSQKACYYHKWLVHRRARPDAFGGKLDLHLSRKKSFDIHSDLLKCDAVARSFALHGSRLLPMSYPEGSPMHPAYPAGHATNAGAGATLLKAFFNESYPIPNQVQPSADGSKLEPYTGPTLTIGNELNKMAHNVSLGRDAGGVHYRSDGIQGMWLGEAMTISVLCDYSRTYLERFSGYELTKFDGQKIRIANGKVTPI
- a CDS encoding prephenate dehydrogenase is translated as MTANSGGHIQQITICGVGLIGGSLGLALKKAGFGGKVMGFGRPATMERALRAGAIDAGSSNLAEAVAAADVIYLSGPILHILELMEQLPPLVKSTALITDAGSTKAVITEKGSGLFPSQPWFVGGHPMAGKESTGVENADADLFVGARYALTPFSRHHLDPPLVREFVAWLDKIGARVMILNADVHDEIVTWTSHLPQMVSTALGVAVLENLKFPEDLQLSAGGLRDTSRLAESSYHVWRDIALTNAENLERAITSYVQALEHLRDNLRSRELETLFEQGNELRRRLKSPEVVASGAVTENAD
- a CDS encoding chorismate mutase yields the protein MDITDWRKKIDDVDRELVRLLNERARVVLEIARIKKQGGLAVLDPRREREVFENIVGGNQGPLENGALQRMFQHIIEESRALEQDLFEKKTTRKAVGKKP
- a CDS encoding DUF2442 domain-containing protein, with protein sequence MNRITDVRALDGCRLWLRFADGIEGDLDLADLAGQGIFSAWDDRHFFESVHINASGALEWGDNIDLCPDSIYLRLTGKSAAEIFPGLATNTHA